The DNA segment TTTATTACCATTTTCCATTTTggttcattttcaattatctCCCATCTAGTTTGATAAGAATCACCTCTattgtttgaaaaataGCTGCTGTTGTTATGATGACTAGAACTATTTGAACtaatcatttttaacatttgTCTTCTTGCAACTTCGactaaaaagaaaacaaaaagataCCAAAAAAATACGTTTAACATTAACATCGTTGCTCTGATGAGAAGTTGACATGCATATATACTTCTAACTTCAAACATATATGCACAATCATGTAAACTTCCCAAGAAATTAATTTGAGCATTAGTTTGAATTTCTCTATCACAAACAAAGTTAATTAATGTAGATCTACGCTCGTTACCATTAGGACATATAGAGCCATTTGCATACCTTAGTGTTATTTTTCTATTAACAATACTTCTATCACCTAATAAAATCGGCTTTGTATTAAAATTACCTATggaaatatattcttttgtTGAATTATCGAAGAAATAAGCACCTGTACTATTTGTTAATGGAAAATCTGGTTCTTCTTGTTGTTTAGAAGTAATGGCGCTAGAACAAATACTCAAAGTGAAATTGTTATAGGTGCATGGGGAATCGTAATCCCATCCTTTAACCAGCCATCTTGTCTTTGGTGTTATTGGTGACTGTTGGTTATTGCGACTTTTATTATCACTTGAGTCAGGAAGGTTAGTCCGCTTATTTGGAGTAGGTGTTAATTGTGATAAATCGATATACGATTCTGTTTTATGGTTTATTAGAGCACAAAATAAGTCTTTTTCGTCATCATCTAAATTATCACTCAAGTCGTGATTGAAACCAAATACTAACAGGGAAAATAAACTCAGTAACATCAAAACCttcattttgaaatcaatactatgaaatttaaatgttaTTTCAGATATATTCTTGTTCAACGAAAATATAAGTGTTACGTTGTCTGTGCTTGTATTTCAGCCTTACTGCCACGATTGCGGGAGGTTTACTAcgatttattataatactTTTAACTGACTGACTTAACTAATTAAGAtatacattttttaaaatgtGTTACTTCCAGACCTTGAATTACCTATCATACAATGCGTCACGTGATAAGCCAAGCTTTTACTAATCATAGTCGTCGCTATACATAAAGGCATACCGTTCTGCAACACCATGGCTATTTGATCTTGTGAAGTCATCTACATATCTTTGGAACATGGTAGAACCCTGTGATGCAAAATGCTCTCTCATTTAAACAACGAAGAGACGACAGCACATTGAGCCGCGAGTTCTAGAAACTATCACAAATATcttacaatatatttttatgcACAACTGTTACTATTAAGCAATGATCATATCTGTATCAACAACATCATCATACTGTAAACTTTAATGTATAGGTAAATTAAGATCATCAGCACAACCAACTCACATATAAGTCATTGATCAtctaaaaaagaaaacaagaACTGAACCATTTCcagaaatttcaaataaaaaatgagCACATATCGCTGATACAAGTTAGAACAGAGGAAGTGATTGTTAATGAATGGACTCAAAAGTAAACTACGGTATAAAATCTCTACGAAGCAATCGTTGTCTTGGTCCCTGGTATGGATGAGACTCTTAGACCTTAGCAAGTGACCTCAAAATAGTTCAACGATGCCCAAACTTGTTAAATCGTTCGTAAAATTTTCAgaacttttttttttaaaaaaacattgtTTGAGACAAATTAGCTGAAAACCTTGGTATCATTCGTTGTTTCTTGCCTTATTTAGCTATGTTCATTGAATGTTTCTTAGAAGCAACTTACTTCTAAGAGTAACGTTGTAGTATTTTTGCGTTGTTAatgctgttgttgttattatattcttattGTTCATAAAAGGTATGGCGTGAGTTCTGCTGTTTCATATCGTACTTGTATTATATTCGTGTAGAATGAATGTCTCTTTAAGTCATCGCCATTATTGCTGTATGTCTATTGTAtgtaaatgaaaaattatgcTTGTATTTTAATAGTATGGTGTGGATGATAATGTATTTTAAGactaattttattaaataaatcaattggtTATCAAATTATTTGGTATATAATGGAGGGTATGTTTTCGGTTTTTAAGAGTTTGTAATTCTGTTGTAGTTATCTTTTCGTATGTCTTGTTTCATCATCGGTTTATAGAAATATATCAGTGTCGAATAGTTAGTTTTCGAGTAGTATCTCTTATCCATAACTTTTCAAGTTTACAAATTtacaaattcaataaaaatgtctGCTCCTTCCTGTCAATGTGGTCCTGACTGTAAAAACACCTGTTCCGGTGGTGCTTCATGTTGTTGCAAGAACAACTCTTGCGCTTCTTCGTGTCAATGTGGTGATTCATGTGCTAAGAATTGTGGTGCTTCATGCAAATGTGCTGCTAAGGGCGCTGCTGCTTCATCCTGCAAATGTGGTTCAGAGTGCACTAAACTATGTGGTTCCAACTGCACTTGTGCAACCAAGAAACCAGAAGATAAATGCAAATGTTCTTCAACTTGCGCTGAAAAATGTGGTTCATCATGTAAATGTGGTGCCTAAGTTACAGGTACGTTTATGATGAATTAGcttcaataaaaatgcTTCGAACTGCATTCGGCTGCCATAATTGATACTGGAAGGTTgctatttatataattaacaCCATTCTCAAGTTTATAATATCAagattttttataatgGTTTAGGTTTATTCACGATTGTTCCCATTGCTTTAGCAAAGGTTATCAATGATTTTTCTTATATACATTTTGTGTATATTTTGACATTAATaagtttattataatttttaactCTTTTGtccattatatataattgcATGTTAAAGATCAGTTCAGGAAGACCGTCATAGGGAAATTCTTAGACCATAGTGTGCATAGCAAGGTAATTAGTCACGATAGAGATTAACTAATAATGCCTGCTCTCTTCCCTTGTTATGTTcgttatatattatttgtatatgACAGTTAGTCGATGAGAAGAATCGGATCAGTAACAATAGTGCTTCCACAGATTTATTAAGATACCAGTACTATTAGTGATAGTTAGTGATATTCTACTTCGAAAGTAAATAAAGACCAATTGAAATTCATTTTGTAGCCATGGTTATCATTGGGAttaaatcttctttttatttatttttaatatcaaatttttaatttaacattttGTTAATCCAATTAGTAGGGATCATAAATGTTACACCaaacataaataaaattgtagTAAATGTAAAAAGAATAAGTTTAAGAAACAACCTAGGGAACCTGCTAATGATACTTTCCCGATACTTCTGCAATATTCTCATTGCTACAAGGTAAAGAGAAAGCAAACTTTAGATTAATTTCGTTTCCTAACTAACTGTACAACGCAAATTTAAGTTATATAGAAATGgatttttaaaaaagtaTTTGGATATTAATAACTATTTACCTAtcgatttttttaaatggtCAAACATATATGGTACATCTTTGGAAACTGTTTTGGCGATTGTAGCATTTTGTAAGAATTTTGGAATATTGCCACCTGCATCACTACTTGTACACATTGTCCAAGTAAAGTCTTctgttttataattatattctaATTTCTCGACACCAATATAGTATGCCTTAGTATGATTCAGATGTATCGTACTTTCTTTTAATGGCTTGTCTGCTACTAACGATATGATTAATGAAGTTTCTATTCCAGTTTCTTCATTCATAAATGGTTCTATTGGGTAAACCCACTCATTAAATTCTCTAGTTGTCAATGGTTTACCTAATTCGTATTCCAGATTGACCAGAACCCACCCGGATTCTGTCCTTTGCATCACCTCGACTTTATTTAACACCTCAATGTATTCTAGTTCCAATTCAGATCTCTTAGCTCTATCCTCCATTACCCACTCACCTTTATCATTTCTCTCAACACCAACCAAGTAGTAAAGTATTTTCTCGTATACTTTCTTCTCAATCTTATGCTTAGAGACTCTACTTAACCAGTAGTCTGCGTCTACGGTAGTGGAGTAACATTGGActttaatatctttattatccTTTTGAAAGTTCTTGTTTTTGAAATCGTAACATTTACCTTTCTTCCACTTGGTGACAACATCTCTAGTCATTTGTAAACCAGCATTAATCAATTCAATCTTATCTTTAGGCAATTCGGCTTCCTTAAATGGTTTACTAGATATACGTAGCACAGTCATCTCTTCAAAAtagtattttatttcttgttCTGCTCACTTGATCAAATGAAGCTGTTATCTCAGTTACTTGATCTTGTATAGCGTCAATTCTAAGAAAATACATTAAATGAACTGACtcttaaaataaattcctACAATTATCGTTTAGAATATCACTATGGTTATATACTCATATTTCCTTTATATTccttttatttaatgaccatttatttgatatatgTCTTTACACAATGACAGCGCTATTATTGTGCTTAAACAAATTTCACTCAAACTATCGCGCGTTTCTTAATTAAGGCAGTAGAATTTTGATAGAGTAATCCACTACTCTTCCGATACAACcaaaaagatatatacGTTTCCTAGGTCGGCCTTGTAAGGTTTGGACAGCCAGGTCTTCTTCGTAAGTAGCAATTCATGTTGACACTCTAATAGGTACATATGGTACcatataaaaatgaaacatGATCAAAAAGGAAGCTGTAAAGAATTATCAACTGAAAAGAAACTGTTGTCCCTCGTAACAATTACGTTTACTTATGAATTACGGTCATACTGAAGGAGTAAAGAAATTATGTTTATTTAGTCTGATAGTGTGAGACGAGTCCTATAACTGAACAATTGTAAACTCTTTTAAGAAGTGTCTTTAGACTAAGGTTGTTTATAAATTGATCAATTGTTAAAAACTTTTCTCTTTGTTTAGTTAAATACTTTAACCCTAATGaaacttttcaaatatCACTTTACTCGTTGGTAGTGCGGTGTAAGGATTTCAGTTTAAGTAAAATTTTTTCGTCATTTCATAtaatatgaaaaaaaaatttagtATATAAGTGAAGtgaatttttgaaagttAATTAACACTATTTAATTACTTTTTAATGTGCAATGTGTTATATAATAAGGatttaatgtttttgtCCGTCTTGGATATACCTTTATATGAAGAGGACAATGGTGAACAAGTACCACAATTTCTGATCGATTGCAACCAGAGGGTTGCTCTGAAgtgaatttattaataagCTTtgcttttatatttttttatttctagacaatatcaataatttaattgaaaaaatatttatatgattATACTTTTTTCCAATATACCAATTGTTCCGACTGAATAGTTGGATTTTCTATGTGTCGACAACCTTTTTTTCGTTAAGTTTCAGCCTTgtatgaaaatttatttttcaattaatttttgaatagaAATTGTTTAGACTTCAAAAAAGTTTGagtttttttgattatgAACTCACTTCAGTTAGGTTAAAGATTTgaattctttctttttttttacatttattcttatttacATGATGATTATATTTGTCGACCGGGCGGACATATTAGTATCAGTGATGGAGTAGTCCTATATTgatctttctttttgtgtacaaatttttaaaaggaGAGTGTTAGGACATTATTGCTCCATTGTTGAGAATTGATGATTGGTCACAAGATATCtgatttttattattgtaaacaattgtattattaggcgatgataaattatttacagGCATTTATCCAAAATTTCACCTTTTtctcaaattttttttgactATTGTTCTTTATATGATGATTCTCTATATTCACACTGTACTAAATGGTTTAATTACCATTAATGACTAGACATACACAAAAACTGATTTAATGACTCTGAATTAAAGAACActcttgaaatatttatttgtaataaacttcttatcattatataacACCTATCATTACCAAAATGGTAACCAACCTATATACATTTGgcttaaattttcaatagatGCAGCTTCTTGGATTAAAGTTTCAACCTGACCAGGGACACTTAAAACTAAACCATCCCTAGAATCAATACCTCTGATCTTGTTTCTTAAAACTTTTAAGGCTTTTTGAATTGAGTAATCCATGTTTCTGTCATACATAATAGTCTCAATAACATTAACCAACGAAACTTCATTTTGTCTCATTATTGAAACTGTGATTTCACTAGATTTTTTGAATGTACCTTCAGTGCCCATAATACCTAACGCATCATACAAATTTTGGGTTAATCTAAATGGAACAATCTCAGGTACTGGTAGTCTCCTAcctttttcaaataaacaatCGAAATCGACATGCAACACCTTCCCAGTTTCTacatctaataaaatattttcacaATGCCTATCACCTAGACCTAATATATATCCAACCATCGACATTACTGCATATGATCTAGAATATTCATTTCTCGAATTGTACCAACTTATTGGATCAGGGAATGTTTCCAAAAACCATTGATGTAAAACTGGAGGaaatttttctaattgtGTTTTATGGAATCCAAGTTTTTGATCTGGAGGTACATTTTGCCATTGATCATAAAGTCCCTTCAAACTGTACTTTAATTTCATACTTTCATATTTGGTCACGAATACAGAACGCAAAGTTACCACTTTCGGAACAATCTCAATCAAGCCACAATCTTCTCTCAGGGACAGAACAGAATATGTGGTAATTCCTAGATTTCTTTTCGTCGCCCCTATTTCCTTTCCTAACATAAAATCCATAGTAGTAGCAAACTGCATATATTGGTTATCTTGTCTTACATCTTCTTTCTTACACATAATACCATATATCTTACCATCAGAACCGATGATGTTTAATTTCTTGGgtttttttaatgatgaGAACACCTTATAAGAAGACCCAAATCTTGCTATTGTAACTAAGGAACCAAATGGTTGGTAAGTTTTCATAGATTCTGAGATCAATGGAGACAACATCTCTAAGTTTATTCTCACAGGAACAACCATCGAGGAAGGTGCCATATtcatattaaaattaaaatctttttctAGGGATCTACCTGATCTAGTCGATGTGTTTTTGAGTTCCTTTAAACAAACCGTGGTAAATGCAGATACTAAATCAGCAGACTGAATTATATGTTGTACATTTTTACAATGTGTGCCAtacttttcaataatatatttccCTCTTTTGACTCTTTCTTTTGAGGTAGAATTTAGTAATACAGAAACATACCACATCATATGAGAAGGATATTCTAATGCTAAGTTTAATAGTATATTCATAATTAATTGGGATGATAAACTATGCGAATGTAAAAGTCTTGATAACAGCTGAGTTAGAACGGAAtaccaaatatattttggaCAAGATTGTAAAGAATTTTCAATACTTCTACATATATCTTCTGTTGTTTTGACTAGAACTTCTTTTCTATGCCCCTCAGGCTCATTCATTGCACCTGTTGCAGTATCCAACCAAAATGTCACAACTTTTGGAAGAGTTTCACGTACCTTAAtagaatttttttcaaatgctaataaaaaataGGATATAGATTTATACTCCAACCTTCCATTTGTCTCATAACCCTCTGCCTTCTTTCTCTCTAGAAGACGACTATAATACAAACCCATGGAATAATATGGTTTCTCCCATTGAGGATCTAAATCCAATACATCTCcatattgtttaataatttgttCTGACGAAGAGTAATTAGATTGATCTAGCCATTcagtatattttaataatattattgcCTTATCTCTAGGCTCAATTGTCAAATCATTCTGATATCTCTCATGTATCTCCTTTAGCAGTTTAATAGCTCTATCATTCTCACCCTTTGTCCATAGGATTTCAGCAAATTCAAGTTCTTCACCATGTTGACCGAATTTTAAACAACTCATTAAGGATTTACAAGATAAATCAAGTCTGGAATTTTTTCTGCTCAATTgagatattttaaaatatgattttGCTAAATCATTTGAAGTATATTCAACATCTCTTAGAGAATCAAACGATTTTCTAATAGAAAGCAGATAATGATTTGGTACAAAATCAGCGCCGACTCTTTTCATTCtaaaatctaataaagATGTATTACAATCAAATAAGAACCTATCTCTACTATTtgacaaaatatttatatcataAAGACCATGGAGTTTCATCAATAAATCTTGcattttgataaaactgATTTCTCTACAAGGAGCAGTAAAATGCATTCCAATAAGTTTAAAACATTtgttaatataatttttaattttttctgGCTGATTAGTGTTTACATATGATAGAGCCTTACCAACATTATATCCAAGTAAAAGTTCTGGGTCACTTACAGATATCAATGTCTCTATGTTTCCTAACCATGATTTTAGAATTGTAATATCTCCGACAAGATTTGCTGACTCTATACCCATCTTATACCATTCCACCATTTCTTTATCAATAGTCATTGAGGTAGCTGGCAGTTTTGGagaaatattcattaaaacctttgaataattttggTGGTCAAAATCAAGTTTTAACATTTTAGAAGTGGCGTGCTTTTCTTCGGTGTGATTTCCCAGACTTTCAAAACAGTACTGTGCCATTTTCCAACTATCAGAATATTGTAATTCTTGTATTTTAGAACTCAGATTGTCTGTAGaaaaagtttttaaaaGACCATCAATAGAGTCGATATCACCAATTTCTTCATATGTTGTTTGAAGTGATAGCAATAAATTCGGATCGGTCACAGTTGTTGATTTCTTGGAATCTCTCATACATTGCTCTAAATACAAAGCTGATCtttcaaaagaattagTCTCTAACGATCTCTTAGCTAGTAAGTTAGCTGATATTGCTTCTAAAAAATTCTCTGTTCTATTAAGCATTCTTAAAAACCTCTCTTCCTTAATGATGAAAGTTCCATAACtatcattataattttGCTTAAATTGCGTCATCCattttttacaatattcAATGACATTAAAAATTGACTCGAAGCACATTTTTAGAGATTCTATTTGATGATGGTTTAAACCAACCAAATcgtaattaaatataaattgaaaCTCAATTATTAGATTATGCATAATTTCCTCATATATTGATGTAGGATCAgctttcattattatatccATTGTTATATATGGAAgcaaaaaatttgataatgttCCATCATCTTCTCTTATCAAAGATGAAAAAACGTGTAATGGGTGATCTTCCCCTGTAcctatttttaataaatccaAAGTTAAACTTTTAATCCATATCTTAAATCCTTCTTTTACGTTATATGACGGGTATTTAAGAGGCACATACTCTTTCCAAGATTGAGCCAAGTataatgaagaaagaaGTGGATATAATgttgtttttgaaattgtatTAAACTTACTCcataattttatttcatttggATAAAGTTCTGGTTTATTTATATCCCAAGATGCAGAACTTAAGCCacaaaattttaaagattctTGCATAACTAAAGCAACGAAAAGTTGTTTACTTGGGTTTTCACTCTGCCAAAACGCAGGAACTAGTATATTGTCAAGCATCCAAACCAgaaatttaattgtttgAACCTCATCATTTAGATCATATACCTTATTCTCAGAGGACATCGACTTTCTCATATCATAGATATTCATATCTAATGTACCGATAAGTCCAATGCATCTGGTACATTGTTCACTTAGTGATTTATCGATTGAGCGAAATTTATAGGAAGCATCAATTAAGCCAGCTAATAACAAAGTTACATTAGATTGCTGTTTAACATTTGTAAAAAAAGTGTATGATCTTTCGGTCTGCTTTctcttcaaaaataattcaatattatttaaagtttgGTGAATGACGTACTTATTATTActctttaaattatctgCAAAAATGGGGATCCAATCTGTGATACTACGGATTTTGCTGACCATCCTTGCAAATGTATTATTTCTTACCAAAATGCCAAGTTCTGTTTTATTCACCAAAGCAATCATAATGAAAGGCTTAATATTCATAACTAGATTGCTCTTATCTTTAATTAGAATATCTAAAATTTCATAAATCGTCGAtcttattttataattaaaagttgaccaattttctaatatatatgatatcAAGGAGTCAATTACTGTTGATAACTCTTCATCACTTAATGATACTACCAATAATTTCCAACATCTTAAAGCGCTAAAACGGACTTCATCTATTTCTATTGCTGTTTGTAGACATATACTTATCTGGGCTAATGCtgaaataattgattttttattagcaTGCTTTATTAAGAATGATATACCATTCACAACATGAACCTTTTCATAGTGAGAGGTTCTTCCTTCAACGTCATGAATATCACAAGAAAACACTTGAAAAATACCTAAAATGTTATCttgcaattttttttgaaatttctcTTCTCTCTGTGTGTCCCAATCTTTgatgtttttatattttgaaccatgtcttttatctttttcaaaatcagTTACCAAATATCTAAGAGCACatataattgttttctCGTTTTCATTTCCGGTGACCTCATcgaattcattatttttataaagtttcaaaaattcagCTAGTGTTCTGTAATCAGGTAAATATGCACTGATATAACCTTTGTCAAAGGTAGGAAGCctattcaaaaataaagcCTCTAAAGTTTCTAGTGAAAATAAACCATATTTTACTAGCGCTACAGCAAATATTTGCCtactatttttttctaGAAGATTAGCCTTTACAATGTTCATTCTTTCAGGATCATTGTCCGACATAAGTTTCGCAATTTCAGTAAATGCGTCGCTTTTGTACTGAGTAAGAGCATATGGGACAATATATCtttgatatatttctaaaatAGTTTTAGGTGAGTAACCAAGTAGTTCGATTAGTCTTTGAAATGTTAACTTCCTTTCAACTAAATTTTTACCGATCTGCCTTAACAAAATTGGTAGAATTGGAGATAACAACTGGTAGGgtgttttatttaatgtttttgccatacttttaatttgaaatttcatcaTATTATGAATAGTATAATCTGcagaattaaaaatatcaatcaattttaataaaagtgtatcaaatatttcatctGAGGTAGTTAATGTAAGTTCTATCCATGTACTAATCAGCACCTCTGTTAAGTAAGCATTTTTCTGACTTTGAAGGAATTGTACCAAAAGAGCTGTGTGCTGGTCCTCTGAATTATGAGATgctgatatatttaataatggtaTCAATTTCCCGCTTAAAATACGTAAGTATCTATCTTCTCCAGTAAAAGTTTTGCTTATTATCTCAAAAATGTTACAGGGTCCTTCCGCTACAATTTCATTTGATTCCATTTTCAGTTTTGGAGGTTGATAGTGCATAAATATTCTTCTCATACAAACAAGGATACTTGCCTTAGTAGCAAcagaaaaatttattgaattaacATTTGacagataatattttaacattattttatacGTTTCAGAAAATTTGAATGCGTCAGCTCTATCAGGCCTTatagttttaaaattattatgtGCCGTATTATCATCACAAATATCACATTGTTCCCAATTATGAATATCCAAGGATTTATCTTTTTCTCTGCTTACCTGATAACATGTCAGTAACCCCAGAACTTTAGCCCACATGACTAATTCATGTTGTTGGTTTGTTGTTACTGATATTTTTACACGAGCCAATATCTCTTCAAGTAGGTCCGTTATATCAGTTTCATATTTTCCTAACAGCCCAGGGCATACTTTATTCAAAAGTAACTTTAATTCTGTTACCTTTTTATTAACCCTTTCatcaaatgattttattagcCGTTTCCTTAAATTCTCCAATTGAATCTGATCATTGCTAAAGGGAGATATAACATGatgcaatatatatttgtcgactaaatcattttttataGTCCAAATTCTGTTGTTTTCGTCAAAttctaattcattttcttttgagcatcttctttttatatcaaataaaataatcagCATTGATTTCTGACTGAGGCTATTAAATTGAACCTCCTTCATTGAATTTTCATCAagtttattcaaatttagcCATTTGTCCAATGGTAGGTATTCTTTGAATATGTTCACAAACTGATTTGAAAACTTTGCTGAATATTCCTGTTGTAAATTCTTGTCATTGGCATTAATTCCAGATATGCAGATTAAATAAACTCTGAGCAAACCTTTTGCTATGgtatcatcttcttctatCACCATACCCTGCAGCATCTTCATGAATTGATACATAGTAGTTAAAACAAATATCAATTTACTTGTGGATccaatttttaattgacTTCCACATTTTATAGTTCCACTTAATGCATAATCAGTTATTagagaaaaatataaaagttCTAATCGAAGAACAGCCAAATAAAGAGGCCTATCCAGATCTAATCTGATAGAACCAAAAATAAACAGTACTATTCTGATAGatctttgaaaataaaaatccCAATTATTGACTACTGATACTGAGTCAAAAAAAGTTAAGCTATTACtgaatttatcattttgaCCAGataagaaatataataagaCATATAGCTCTTTCAACATTTTGTATAATTCATCTGTATTAATGTTAGTGGTCATCACAATTTCTGTCAattgtttttcaatagagTTAAGTCGATTTAATATAAACGttgataatgaaacttTTAAAGTTGTTGAATGTAAACATGATGTCAAACCACACCATTCAgttaatttctttcttaaTAACCATAGCCTTGATTTACACATCttattatcttctttattattatttgatagaTTTATGTTTAAAATTGCTATTTGAGTAAATTGTTCAAACAATGATATTATTCCATAATCATTTGATTCTAGCTTTGAATATTGTGAATTTGCAATTGAGAATGACGTCCAAAGAAGATAAGgttttgatttaattaGCAAGTCAATTGCCTTTATTGACTTGTTAAATATTAAGTCGCTATTCTCAACGAATAAactatttttgttattattattattattattattattattattattattattgtatGAACTAATggtattttcttttaagtTACTTATCAAAGTaaccattatttttaaactTTTTTGTTCTCGAAGATTATCCTCTggtatattaaatttttggCATTTGTTAAGATGGCTATTATTTCGgaaatcattatcatctGTTGTATCTAATCTAGACTCTTTGATAGCATGTATCAACTCATCTAAATACTTAATATGTgtttccatttttaataaatgatgATTTGGTTATATATGTCTAACAATTACGGAGTCATgcatttgaatataaacCTCACTAGTTGTATAAAACgtcaatattttgatacTAGAGTTCTTATAACTGCCCATCTAAGtgttaaatattaattgattaatcaaaataaatatagttagttttaaaatcaatggcggttattttgtaatatcAAAGTTTACTATgtaatattcatttttaatagtttttaaaattaaaattgcACTTGAACTCAGAAGAAACCTTCACGTTTTTGGTGTTCCAAAGGTTACAAAGTATGCCGGGTTACTAGATGGGTAAGCTATTATCGATATGTCtttatatacttatatataataagtAAACTATAAATTG comes from the Tetrapisispora phaffii CBS 4417 chromosome 1, complete genome genome and includes:
- the MRL1 gene encoding Mrl1p (similar to Saccharomyces cerevisiae MRL1 (YPR079W); ancestral locus Anc_3.377), giving the protein MKVLMLLSLFSLLVFGFNHDLSDNLDDDEKDLFCALINHKTESYIDLSQLTPTPNKRTNLPDSSDNKSRNNQQSPITPKTRWLVKGWDYDSPCTYNNFTLSICSSAITSKQQEEPDFPLTNSTGAYFFDNSTKEYISIGNFNTKPILLGDRSIVNRKITLRYANGSICPNGNERRSTLINFVCDREIQTNAQINFLGSLHDCAYMFEVRSIYACQLLIRATMLMLNVFFWYLFVFFLVEVARRQMLKMISSNSSSHHNNSSYFSNNRGDSYQTRWEIIENEPKWKMVIKFIVNKVSRIPNIIVKRLSRENMASKYQINTGAYSRISNPFSQPNNNEGTIRLSASDRSQDSFIRDMEIQNNILDNLDRYNTNSPSSLVPTDNNNSSTSASNHDNINRSI
- the TPHA0A02415 gene encoding uncharacterized protein, with the translated sequence MSAPSCQCGPDCKNTCSGGASCCCKNNSCASSCQCGDSCAKNCGASCKCAAKGAAASSCKCGSECTKLCGSNCTCATKKPEDKCKCSSTCAEKCGSSCKCGA
- the TPHA0A02420 gene encoding uncharacterized protein (ancestral locus Anc_3.374), which encodes MTVLRISSKPFKEAELPKDKIELINAGLQMTRDVVTKWKKGKCYDFKNKNFQKDNKDIKVQCYSTTVDADYWLSRVSKHKIEKKVYEKILYYLVGVERNDKGEWVMEDRAKRSELELEYIEVLNKVEVMQRTESGWVLVNLEYELGKPLTTREFNEWVYPIEPFMNEETGIETSLIISLVADKPLKESTIHLNHTKAYYIGVEKLEYNYKTEDFTWTMCTSSDAGGNIPKFLQNATIAKTVSKDVPYMFDHLKKSIGK